In Zingiber officinale cultivar Zhangliang chromosome 1A, Zo_v1.1, whole genome shotgun sequence, a genomic segment contains:
- the LOC122003148 gene encoding transcription factor RSL3-like, with the protein MELQTLAREGNWSSFDPSVSVGNSEVMKMQMHYPHDFVNEQDEDPILSMFWSFENYNPFCWPQGNSTPCSTTNASSYLCPLGNSYGGGYSVSDHSMVYATSIGSVPMDFGDQINSASFPVALYLRVEEMSSNEAFDFSEKPPSCLSSDHDSRAIKKRASMKEVEMIEMTKNKAQTFASVRKKAKKAQGKKAQKRVSIPNHEEGNVDLNGQSSSSHSSEDDSGSSNSKKLITLNRKEKPRVGHGSSTDPPSLYARKRRERINERLRILQNLVPNGTKVDISTMLEEAAQYVKFLQLQIKLLSSDDMWMFAPIAYNGMNLGFDLKICPSAQG; encoded by the exons ATGGAGCTTCAAACCTTGGCTCGTGAAGGAAACTGGAGCTCTTTCGATCCATCGGTGTCTGTTGGCAACTCCGAAGTGATGAAGATGCAAATGCATTACCCTCATGACTTCGTTAATGAGCAAGATGAAGATCCAATCTTATCGATGTTCTGGTCGTTCGAAAACTACAACCCATTCTGTTGGCCTCAAGGCAACTCCACCCCCTGTAGCACTACAAATGCGAGTAGTTATCTTTGTCCCCTTGGCAATAGCTATGGAGGAGGATACAGTGTGAGCGACCACAGCATGGTTTATGCAACCAGCATCGGCTCTGTTCCAATGGATTTCGGCGACCAAATTAACTCGGCATCATTTCCGGTCGCTCTCTATCTTCGAGTCGAGGAGATGAGCAGCAATGAAGCTTTTGATTTCTCCGAAAAGCCGCCATCATGCCTCTCTTCAGATCATGACTCCAGAGCCATTAAGAAAAGAGCAAGCATGAAGGAGGTTGAAATGATCGAGATGACCAAGAACAAGGCTCAAACTTTCGCATCT GTGCGTAAGAAGGCAAAGAAAGCACAAGGTAAGAAGGCTCAGAAGAGAGTCAGTATTCCCAACCATGAAGAGGGCAATGTCGACTTAAATGGACAGAGCTCCAGCTCCCACAGCTCCGAGGATGACTCCGGTAGTTCTAACTCGAAAAAATTGATCACTTTGAATCGTAAAGAGAAGCCAAGAGTAGGTCACGGTTCCTCTACTGATCCCCCAAGTCTTTATGCAAGA aagaggagagaaagaatcaACGAGAGACTCAGAATTTTGCAGAATTTGGTTCCAAATGGAACAAAA GTAGACATTAGCACAATGCTCGAAGAAGCTGCTCAATATGTAAAGTTCTTACAACTGCAAATTAAG CTTTTGAGCTCTGATGATATGTGGATGTTTGCACCAATTGCTTACAATGGCATGAACCTTGGGTTTGATCTAAAGATCTGTCCGAGCGCGCAAGGTTGA